A stretch of Gemmatimonas aurantiaca T-27 DNA encodes these proteins:
- a CDS encoding DUF481 domain-containing protein → MTLRRPAPRTRVRHLQALLLLSAVLLPHPGHAQDAAAETTTWRRSVETSGSLLYGAASQRVLNGMISIGSESARRQLRADVQSGYGDAIDQVSGERRVIVRNTRGTFSVDLTPRARVSPFAFGLAETSLQQRLASRYSAGAGAKLTVWRPDSVRGGFQEDGSISLAALGEETRAIRINDTTPAAGTGTRYRWSLRARYRTRIGESLRFSHLTLYQPTIDRVARYTMESTTTLAVPLRSAIELTLTHRERLDSEAMDRGAPSNRDGQFLFGLRASF, encoded by the coding sequence ATGACTCTGCGGCGACCAGCGCCACGGACACGAGTCCGGCATCTGCAGGCGCTGCTGCTCCTCTCGGCGGTACTGCTACCGCATCCCGGGCATGCACAGGACGCGGCCGCGGAAACCACCACATGGCGCCGCAGCGTGGAAACCAGCGGATCCCTGTTGTACGGCGCCGCCAGCCAACGGGTACTCAATGGCATGATCTCGATCGGTAGCGAATCGGCCCGCCGCCAACTGCGCGCCGATGTACAATCGGGATACGGTGACGCCATCGACCAGGTGAGTGGCGAGCGGCGCGTGATCGTACGCAATACGCGGGGCACATTCAGCGTGGACCTCACACCGCGCGCACGCGTGAGCCCCTTCGCGTTTGGACTGGCCGAAACCAGCCTGCAGCAAAGACTCGCTTCACGGTATTCGGCCGGCGCCGGTGCCAAGCTCACCGTGTGGCGTCCGGATTCCGTCCGTGGCGGCTTTCAGGAAGATGGCAGCATCAGCCTGGCGGCCCTGGGCGAAGAAACCCGAGCCATCCGCATCAACGACACCACGCCAGCCGCCGGCACGGGCACCCGTTATCGCTGGTCGCTGCGTGCACGCTATCGCACACGGATTGGTGAATCACTGCGGTTCTCCCATCTCACGTTGTACCAACCCACCATCGATCGGGTGGCGCGCTACACGATGGAGAGCACCACCACGCTGGCGGTTCCGCTGCGGTCGGCCATCGAGCTCACGCTCACCCATCGGGAGCGTCTCGACAGTGAAGCGATGGATCGTGGCGCGCCGAGCAATCGCGACGGGCAATTTCTCTTTGGATTGCGGGCGTCTTTCTAG
- a CDS encoding ferritin: MLISTTLAQALNTQIGNEFGASLQYYAIGAHFHRIHLAQLAKLFFKQADEEREHAQKLLHYVVETGGELRLPAVKEPVHTFASAEEALQAALNWEVEVTRQIKRLMDLAASESDYLAQNFLQWFVDEQLEEVTKMTRLLGVVRMAGERNLLSVEAYLVHGG; the protein is encoded by the coding sequence ATGCTGATTAGCACCACGCTCGCACAGGCCCTCAACACCCAGATCGGCAATGAGTTTGGAGCGAGCCTCCAGTACTACGCCATCGGGGCACACTTTCATCGCATTCATCTCGCGCAGTTGGCAAAGCTGTTCTTCAAGCAGGCGGACGAAGAACGCGAACATGCGCAGAAGTTGTTGCACTATGTCGTGGAGACGGGCGGCGAGTTGCGCCTTCCCGCCGTGAAGGAACCGGTACACACGTTTGCATCGGCCGAAGAAGCACTGCAGGCCGCGCTCAACTGGGAAGTGGAAGTCACGAGACAGATCAAGCGACTCATGGATCTGGCGGCGAGTGAAAGCGACTACCTCGCACAGAACTTCCTCCAGTGGTTCGTGGATGAGCAGCTCGAAGAGGTCACCAAGATGACGCGCCTGCTCGGCGTGGTGCGCATGGCCGGCGAGCGCAATCTGCTGTCCGTGGAAGCGTACCTGGTGCACGGCGGCTGA
- a CDS encoding YqjF family protein: MASANQSWRHMLRRVGELRRFLKAEWRDLVIANYRVPSSLLEPLVPRGTTLDLWNGDALVSLVGFRFVDTRVLGLAVPLHRDFPEVNLRFHVRRETPTEVRRGVVFVRELVPRHAIAWMARALYNEPYRALPMRHRGRRHADSGHWQYEWRERGTWTGFAASTAGPSAPLVAGSKAEFITEHYWGYTRQRDGGTVEYHVQHPRWQVWDRGVLEVHGDLQRTYGEPFGRVLHGGPDSVFVAVGSPITVFQPQRLDVTRHPVLTGESH, from the coding sequence ATGGCCTCAGCGAACCAGAGCTGGCGGCACATGCTGCGCCGCGTGGGTGAATTGCGGCGGTTCCTCAAGGCGGAGTGGCGTGATCTGGTTATCGCCAACTATCGCGTGCCGTCGTCGCTGCTGGAGCCACTGGTGCCTCGCGGGACAACACTCGACTTGTGGAACGGCGATGCGTTGGTGAGTCTGGTGGGTTTCCGGTTCGTCGACACGCGGGTGCTTGGGCTGGCGGTTCCGCTGCACCGGGACTTCCCCGAGGTGAATCTGCGCTTCCATGTGCGCCGCGAGACGCCCACAGAAGTCCGACGTGGTGTGGTCTTTGTGCGCGAGCTGGTGCCGCGACACGCCATTGCCTGGATGGCCCGCGCACTCTACAACGAACCGTATCGGGCGCTGCCGATGCGGCACCGCGGGCGCCGCCATGCCGACAGCGGGCACTGGCAATACGAATGGCGCGAGCGTGGCACCTGGACAGGCTTCGCGGCCAGTACCGCCGGGCCGTCGGCGCCGCTGGTGGCTGGCTCCAAAGCCGAGTTCATCACCGAGCACTACTGGGGTTACACGCGTCAGCGGGACGGCGGTACGGTGGAGTACCACGTGCAGCATCCGCGGTGGCAGGTGTGGGACAGAGGTGTATTGGAAGTGCATGGGGATCTGCAGCGCACCTACGGTGAGCCTTTTGGTCGTGTGCTGCACGGTGGACCCGACTCGGTGTTTGTGGCGGTGGGTTCCCCGATCACCGTCTTTCAGCCACAGCGACTCGATGTGACACGCCACCCCGTGTTGACCGGTGAAAGTCACTGA
- a CDS encoding DinB family protein, translating into MFAELTGFLDYLDSVHARTRRVVLCIPPALLEWVPAPQRWSAGDQVRHLAAIERWMYAETVSGRPSRYEGHGKVLADGLPAVMAYYDAMHAESRAIFAALTPEQWAGRTTTPAGATIGTWKWLRAMLEHEAHHRGQLYLTLGLQGIVTPPIYGLSEPELAAHAAPRG; encoded by the coding sequence ATGTTCGCCGAACTGACGGGGTTCCTCGACTATCTCGACAGTGTGCACGCGCGAACCCGGCGCGTGGTACTCTGTATCCCGCCCGCGTTGCTCGAATGGGTTCCGGCACCACAGCGATGGTCTGCGGGTGATCAGGTGCGTCATCTTGCCGCCATCGAACGGTGGATGTACGCGGAAACCGTATCAGGCCGGCCCAGTCGCTATGAAGGACACGGGAAGGTTTTGGCGGACGGTCTGCCCGCGGTCATGGCGTACTACGACGCCATGCACGCCGAGTCGCGCGCGATATTTGCGGCACTCACACCCGAGCAGTGGGCAGGGCGTACCACGACACCTGCCGGTGCGACGATCGGCACCTGGAAATGGCTGCGGGCCATGCTGGAGCACGAGGCGCATCACCGCGGGCAGTTGTATCTCACGCTTGGCCTGCAGGGCATCGTGACGCCGCCGATCTATGGCCTCAGCGAACCAGAGCTGGCGGCACATGCTGCGCCGCGTGGGTGA
- a CDS encoding ATP/GTP-binding protein, with amino-acid sequence MRIAVSGSHGTGKSTLITELAAVLPEMIAIDEAYDVMLSDGAAFGERLRVDDFEALCEREVELVDASNGDLVVFDRSPADYLAYMVALDADAPSRKLITDVGEAMEMIDLVIFVPVEEPDRVRVTPELPRLRKRVHALLREMLVEDGWGWGVPVLEVRGSMEDRVHQVVKHVASLR; translated from the coding sequence ATGCGCATCGCCGTCTCCGGATCTCATGGGACAGGGAAGTCGACACTGATCACCGAGCTGGCTGCGGTATTGCCGGAGATGATCGCGATCGACGAAGCCTATGATGTGATGCTCAGCGATGGTGCCGCTTTCGGGGAGCGTCTCAGGGTCGACGATTTCGAGGCCTTGTGTGAACGCGAGGTGGAGCTGGTGGATGCTTCGAATGGAGACCTGGTGGTCTTCGACCGATCCCCGGCCGATTATCTCGCCTATATGGTGGCGCTGGATGCGGACGCGCCGTCCCGCAAGCTCATCACCGATGTGGGCGAGGCGATGGAGATGATCGATCTGGTGATCTTCGTGCCCGTTGAAGAACCAGACCGTGTACGTGTCACGCCGGAATTGCCGCGGCTGCGCAAGCGCGTGCATGCCCTGCTGCGGGAGATGTTGGTCGAGGACGGTTGGGGCTGGGGTGTTCCCGTGCTCGAAGTGCGTGGATCGATGGAAGACCGGGTGCATCAGGTCGTGAAACACGTCGCCAGTCTGCGTTGA
- a CDS encoding DUF3565 domain-containing protein, which translates to MQQPIIDYHLDDEGHWVADLACGHSQHVRHDPPMQTRIWVTTPEGRASHLGTVLNCLRCDHVPH; encoded by the coding sequence ATGCAACAGCCGATCATCGACTACCATCTTGACGATGAAGGGCACTGGGTGGCCGACCTGGCGTGTGGCCACAGTCAGCACGTCCGGCACGATCCGCCAATGCAGACCCGCATATGGGTGACCACACCCGAGGGGCGCGCCAGCCATCTCGGTACCGTGCTGAATTGTTTACGCTGCGATCACGTGCCGCACTGA
- a CDS encoding YybH family protein, translated as MTRLIRVLTLSAVLTAGCQASPRAGDPAAERAAIEKLSAQYQAAYLAGDAKAIAALYADDAVAQPAGEHPVQGRTGLDAYFAAANAQPVQETFTTLSLVIADGGDMAYEVGKTESPAGIGKFLTIYRKIDGQWRIAAESWSLDAGAPTAAVPGATLTGTYAWKGRESAGCTLKVAQRGEDSAQVQLECNRGAPSFNSGIAEGVVRVVSGGGALIITEYAKPCTLRMQFTASQVVLVQEGSDVDCGFGHGVTADGTYPRTGSALPSFDRDR; from the coding sequence ATGACCCGCCTCATCCGTGTACTGACGCTGTCTGCTGTCCTCACTGCTGGGTGTCAGGCGTCACCGCGTGCCGGCGATCCTGCCGCGGAACGTGCGGCGATCGAAAAACTCTCTGCGCAGTATCAAGCGGCCTATCTGGCCGGTGATGCCAAAGCGATTGCTGCGCTCTATGCCGACGATGCGGTGGCTCAGCCGGCCGGTGAACACCCCGTGCAGGGACGCACCGGTCTCGACGCCTACTTTGCGGCCGCCAATGCGCAGCCGGTGCAGGAGACCTTCACCACCCTCAGTCTGGTGATCGCTGATGGTGGCGACATGGCCTATGAAGTGGGCAAGACCGAATCGCCGGCTGGTATAGGCAAATTTCTCACGATCTATCGCAAGATTGACGGACAGTGGCGCATTGCCGCCGAGTCCTGGAGTCTCGACGCTGGTGCGCCGACGGCGGCCGTGCCAGGAGCGACTCTCACGGGCACGTATGCCTGGAAGGGGCGGGAAAGCGCCGGGTGCACCCTGAAGGTGGCCCAGCGTGGGGAGGACAGTGCGCAGGTCCAGCTCGAATGCAATCGGGGGGCACCGTCGTTCAACAGCGGCATCGCCGAAGGTGTGGTGCGGGTCGTCAGTGGCGGCGGCGCGCTGATCATCACGGAATACGCGAAGCCGTGCACGCTCCGCATGCAGTTCACCGCGAGTCAGGTGGTGCTGGTACAGGAGGGCTCGGATGTCGATTGTGGGTTCGGCCATGGGGTCACAGCCGACGGCACCTATCCCCGCACCGGTTCGGCGCTTCCATCATTCGACCGCGATCGCTGA
- a CDS encoding GNAT family N-acetyltransferase, protein MSIETQIREALPSDWPAIWPIIAAVAAPGSTYTLEPDVTEDAARAYWMGHGTTAYVAVRGTDVVGTYAMHANQRGLGAHVANAGYMVRPGCEGQGLGAALCRHSLEQAKAQGYLAMQFNCVVSTNTRAVRLWQSLGFAIVGTVPKAYRHTVHGLVDIHVMHRFL, encoded by the coding sequence ATGTCCATCGAAACACAGATCCGCGAAGCCCTGCCCTCCGACTGGCCGGCCATCTGGCCCATCATTGCGGCCGTCGCTGCGCCTGGCAGCACCTATACGTTGGAACCCGACGTGACCGAGGACGCCGCGCGCGCCTACTGGATGGGCCATGGCACCACCGCCTACGTCGCTGTTCGTGGCACGGACGTGGTCGGTACCTATGCCATGCATGCCAACCAGCGTGGACTTGGTGCGCATGTCGCCAACGCCGGCTACATGGTGCGCCCGGGATGCGAAGGGCAGGGACTGGGTGCGGCATTGTGTCGGCACTCCCTGGAGCAGGCCAAGGCCCAAGGGTATCTCGCCATGCAGTTCAACTGCGTGGTCAGCACCAACACGCGCGCGGTCCGACTGTGGCAATCATTGGGCTTTGCCATCGTCGGCACCGTGCCCAAGGCCTATCGGCACACCGTGCACGGTCTCGTGGATATCCACGTGATGCACCGCTTTCTCTAA
- a CDS encoding YybH family protein yields the protein MRRTDGVLICIAMAVTVALAGQASAQAAPPKPPVAAALPSVTLAPDLDRVLRDYEAAWRRGDAAALAALFAEDGFVLQGGRAPVRGRTAIQSAYTGQGGAPLRLRALAASVADTVGFIIGAYRYGDASTDQGKFTLTLRRRAGGPWLIFSDMDNGNRPPS from the coding sequence ATGCGTCGCACCGATGGTGTCCTGATCTGTATCGCCATGGCCGTAACGGTGGCGTTGGCCGGACAGGCGAGCGCGCAGGCTGCGCCGCCAAAACCTCCGGTCGCTGCAGCGCTGCCTTCGGTGACACTGGCGCCTGACCTCGACCGCGTGCTTCGCGACTACGAAGCCGCGTGGCGGCGCGGTGATGCGGCCGCGCTGGCGGCACTGTTCGCGGAAGATGGTTTTGTCTTGCAAGGCGGTCGTGCTCCGGTGCGCGGTCGGACCGCGATCCAGTCCGCCTATACCGGACAGGGCGGGGCACCGCTGCGTTTACGCGCTCTGGCGGCATCGGTGGCCGATACGGTGGGCTTCATCATTGGCGCGTACCGCTATGGTGACGCCTCCACGGATCAGGGGAAGTTCACGCTGACACTGCGACGTCGCGCGGGCGGTCCGTGGCTCATCTTCTCGGACATGGACAATGGGAATCGTCCACCATCCTGA
- a CDS encoding DUF922 domain-containing protein produces the protein MAVICALPVANAVSAFEASSSATGGVAGAPQVRRSTRYYELHSPTLWELAAEFRRVAGTGKVPERYGRTDWNFRLDTDGQFGTRTSCATQPVTLRVMLTRVLPKASRSADFSPEDAAEWQRFLPLLTRHEMQHDSIVVAHATAFFREIEGEGDRGAPVTSIDHCVNALLERIGRANAALDSTTNHGATDGAVLRAIRAAPREGSPPAMRW, from the coding sequence ATGGCCGTGATCTGTGCGTTGCCCGTGGCGAACGCGGTCAGCGCTTTCGAGGCGAGTTCATCAGCAACGGGCGGGGTCGCCGGTGCGCCACAGGTTCGGCGCAGTACCCGATACTACGAGTTGCACAGTCCGACGCTCTGGGAGCTGGCGGCCGAGTTTCGCCGAGTGGCCGGTACGGGAAAGGTGCCGGAGCGGTATGGCCGGACCGACTGGAATTTTCGGCTTGATACCGATGGGCAGTTCGGTACACGCACCTCCTGCGCGACCCAGCCGGTCACGCTCCGCGTCATGTTGACGAGGGTCCTGCCGAAGGCGTCTCGGAGCGCGGACTTCTCACCGGAAGACGCTGCCGAGTGGCAGCGTTTTCTCCCGCTGCTGACCCGTCACGAAATGCAGCACGACAGTATCGTGGTGGCCCACGCGACGGCCTTCTTTCGTGAGATCGAGGGCGAGGGGGATCGTGGAGCGCCGGTGACGTCCATCGACCACTGCGTGAACGCACTCCTCGAACGTATCGGACGTGCCAATGCGGCACTGGACTCGACCACGAATCATGGTGCGACGGATGGTGCCGTGTTGCGCGCCATTCGTGCCGCGCCGCGAGAGGGATCACCACCGGCCATGCGATGGTAG